A part of Herpetosiphonaceae bacterium genomic DNA contains:
- a CDS encoding ABC transporter permease, whose protein sequence is MAAHDRNMRQVNAAEATKQDQLADVGATTSGTSPLTSVPGSATANDDVQPLSGASAAVSAAATPDSVRDDVAASTTRARRRLPRWFDVLWANRKARVGLVLLFMFFLLALLAPILAPYDPRDTSFMAAQPPSGEHLLGTTQAGQDVLSQLIWGARTSLLVGVLAGGLATAIALVIGMTAGYMQGIVDDVLSFFINLALVIPTLPLMIALAAYAPVRGLSLTIVVIGITGWAWGARMKRAQVISLRAREYITSARFAGDSTIRIIFREVMPNMMSFVVMSFIGAANGAIGAEAGLAFLGLGDPNSISWGTMLYWANNGGAMLTGQWAWLAAPTLMLSLITLSLTMINFGVDALSNPHLREE, encoded by the coding sequence ATGGCTGCTCACGATCGCAATATGCGGCAGGTCAACGCCGCCGAGGCAACCAAGCAGGATCAACTGGCCGACGTGGGTGCTACCACGTCCGGCACGTCGCCGCTCACATCCGTGCCCGGATCGGCGACGGCGAACGACGACGTGCAGCCGCTCTCCGGCGCGAGCGCGGCGGTTTCGGCAGCCGCTACGCCCGACAGCGTCCGCGATGATGTCGCCGCGTCGACCACGCGCGCGCGCCGACGCCTGCCGCGCTGGTTCGACGTGCTGTGGGCCAACCGGAAGGCGCGGGTTGGGCTGGTCCTGCTGTTCATGTTTTTCCTGCTGGCGCTGCTGGCGCCGATCTTAGCGCCCTACGATCCGCGCGACACCAGCTTCATGGCCGCGCAGCCGCCCAGCGGCGAACACCTGCTGGGCACGACCCAGGCCGGTCAGGATGTGCTGTCGCAGCTGATCTGGGGTGCCCGTACCTCGCTGCTGGTCGGTGTGCTCGCGGGCGGTCTGGCGACCGCCATCGCGCTGGTCATCGGCATGACGGCGGGCTACATGCAGGGCATCGTCGACGACGTGCTCTCGTTCTTCATCAACCTGGCGCTGGTGATCCCGACGCTGCCGCTGATGATCGCGCTGGCGGCCTACGCGCCGGTGCGCGGCCTGTCGCTGACGATTGTGGTGATCGGCATCACCGGCTGGGCCTGGGGCGCGCGCATGAAGCGCGCGCAGGTGATCTCGCTGCGGGCGCGCGAATACATCACCTCGGCGCGCTTTGCGGGCGACAGCACAATCCGCATCATCTTTCGCGAGGTCATGCCCAACATGATGTCGTTCGTAGTGATGAGCTTTATCGGCGCGGCGAACGGCGCGATCGGCGCGGAGGCTGGCCTGGCCTTCCTGGGGCTGGGCGACCCGAACTCGATCAGCTGGGGAACGATGCTCTACTGGGCCAATAACGGCGGCGCGATGCTGACCGGCCAGTGGGCCTGGCTGGCCGCGCCGACGCTCATGCTGTCGCTGATCACCTTGTCGCTCACGATGATCAACTTCGGCGTCGACGCGCTCAGCAATCCGCACCTGCGGGAGGAGTAG
- a CDS encoding ABC transporter permease has product MRYFIRRILFFLLTLWAAITLNFFIPRLQPGDPAEAIVRKIAGQNRAIDPAQVAAIRAMLGTPDGNLFQQYVDYLGNLVRGEFGVSSSYFPYTVMEMIGQAILWTIALAGVTQVLGFIIGTLLGAFAAWRRNTAFDSIVSLGLTFLGTLPYYGIAMLMIYVFAFKLNWLPMGGGFSQTSTREYGWEYTGDILRHAILPALSILLTAPIGWVMGMRNNMIQTLGEDYTRLALAKGLSPWKVALRYSARNAIMPNVTGFAISLGGILGGLVFVEGLFNYPGMGRLLFEAVGNRDYPLMQTIFLFTTVGVLLANLIADLMYGWLDPRVRKGEGT; this is encoded by the coding sequence ATGCGCTACTTTATTCGCCGGATCCTGTTTTTCCTGCTGACCCTCTGGGCCGCTATTACGCTGAACTTCTTCATCCCACGGCTACAGCCCGGCGACCCGGCGGAGGCGATCGTGCGCAAGATCGCCGGCCAGAACCGAGCGATCGATCCGGCGCAGGTCGCCGCGATTCGCGCGATGCTCGGCACGCCGGATGGAAATCTCTTCCAGCAGTATGTTGACTATTTGGGCAACCTCGTGCGCGGCGAGTTCGGCGTCTCCTCCTCCTACTTCCCGTATACCGTGATGGAGATGATCGGGCAGGCGATCCTCTGGACCATCGCGCTGGCCGGTGTGACGCAGGTGCTGGGCTTTATCATCGGCACGCTGCTGGGAGCGTTCGCGGCCTGGAGGCGCAACACCGCCTTTGACTCGATCGTGAGCCTGGGCCTGACGTTTCTTGGGACGCTCCCGTACTACGGCATCGCGATGCTGATGATCTACGTCTTTGCCTTCAAGCTCAACTGGCTGCCGATGGGCGGCGGCTTCAGCCAGACATCGACGCGCGAGTATGGCTGGGAGTACACCGGGGATATCCTGCGGCACGCGATCCTGCCCGCGCTCTCGATCCTGCTGACGGCACCGATCGGCTGGGTCATGGGTATGCGCAACAACATGATCCAGACGCTGGGCGAGGATTACACGCGGCTGGCGCTGGCGAAGGGGCTCTCGCCCTGGAAGGTGGCCCTCCGGTACAGCGCGCGCAACGCGATTATGCCGAACGTGACCGGCTTTGCGATCTCGCTCGGCGGTATCCTCGGCGGTCTGGTCTTCGTCGAGGGCCTGTTCAATTATCCGGGCATGGGTCGGCTCCTCTTCGAGGCCGTCGGCAACCGCGATTATCCGCTGATGCAGACCATCTTCCTCTTCACGACCGTCGGCGTGCTGCTGGCGAACCTGATCGCGGACCTGATGTACGGCTGGCTCGACCCCCGCGTGCGGAAAGGAGAGGGTACCTGA
- a CDS encoding ABC transporter substrate-binding protein, with protein sequence MTRSWYGVALTVVLALVLAACGGSSENGAAGDANRAASPQPSQPAATEGGGSAEQSGAADGMIERLNLGSFGGGSTPQVNYNPFSPNVLLGDGMYIYEPLLVLNSYACEYHPWLATEYAWKDPQNLQLTIREGVKWSDGQPFTPDDVVFTLNMLKEHQALDTRGLWKSLDTVTADGNTIVFTFKEPAVSLFERVANQRIVPKHIWEKQADPVTFVNESPVATGPFLPASFNQRQLVLKRNPSYWQADKVKVNELVFTKAEGGNQVENLKLAQGEYDMNAMFVPNIEQAYVARDPKHNHYWFPAGGAIGLGMNLQKAPFNDVEFRRAMAYAINREEIITKAQFGYVAQASQTGLVLPGQKDWLPSGIQNDGMFPFDQAQATQILEKAGYKKGSDGKFMTKDGQPMELTFLVQSGWTDWIQAAQIIQANLNALGLTVNVQTPTPETVESQRAAGNYDMLFVVHGGSCSMYDNYYYHLHSQSPPASNYIFHKNPDVDKLIDQLRSTVDEAEQKKVVGELARYSAEQFPTVPLWYGANWFEYSTRKAEGWPNKDDPYAKPGDALLIITHLRPSGQ encoded by the coding sequence ATGACTCGATCATGGTATGGAGTAGCCCTCACAGTCGTGCTGGCACTGGTGCTGGCGGCCTGTGGCGGATCGTCGGAAAACGGCGCCGCGGGAGACGCGAACCGCGCCGCGTCGCCGCAGCCGTCGCAGCCTGCCGCGACCGAGGGCGGCGGCTCAGCCGAGCAGAGCGGCGCTGCCGACGGTATGATCGAACGGCTGAACCTCGGCAGCTTTGGCGGCGGCTCGACTCCACAGGTCAACTACAATCCGTTCTCGCCCAACGTGCTGCTGGGCGACGGCATGTATATCTACGAGCCGCTGCTCGTGCTCAACAGCTATGCCTGCGAGTACCACCCGTGGCTTGCGACGGAGTATGCGTGGAAGGACCCGCAGAATCTCCAGCTTACGATCCGCGAGGGCGTGAAGTGGAGTGACGGGCAGCCCTTCACGCCGGACGACGTAGTGTTTACGCTCAACATGCTCAAGGAGCACCAGGCGCTGGATACGCGCGGTCTGTGGAAATCGCTCGACACCGTCACCGCCGACGGCAACACCATCGTCTTCACGTTCAAGGAGCCCGCCGTCTCGCTGTTCGAGCGCGTTGCGAACCAGCGAATCGTTCCCAAGCATATCTGGGAAAAGCAGGCCGATCCCGTGACGTTTGTCAACGAGAGCCCGGTAGCTACCGGGCCGTTCCTGCCGGCAAGCTTCAACCAGCGCCAGCTTGTCCTCAAGCGCAACCCGAGCTACTGGCAGGCGGACAAGGTGAAGGTCAATGAGCTGGTGTTCACCAAAGCGGAGGGTGGCAACCAGGTCGAGAACCTGAAGCTGGCACAGGGCGAATATGACATGAACGCCATGTTCGTTCCCAATATCGAGCAGGCGTACGTCGCCCGTGATCCCAAGCACAACCATTACTGGTTCCCGGCTGGCGGCGCGATCGGCCTGGGCATGAACCTCCAGAAGGCGCCGTTCAATGATGTCGAGTTCCGGCGCGCGATGGCCTACGCGATCAACCGCGAGGAGATCATCACCAAGGCGCAGTTCGGCTATGTTGCCCAGGCCAGCCAGACGGGTCTGGTGCTGCCGGGCCAGAAGGACTGGCTCCCGTCCGGCATCCAGAACGACGGCATGTTCCCCTTCGACCAGGCACAGGCAACGCAGATCCTCGAAAAGGCCGGCTATAAGAAAGGGAGCGACGGCAAGTTTATGACCAAGGACGGCCAGCCGATGGAGTTGACCTTCCTGGTGCAAAGCGGCTGGACCGACTGGATCCAGGCGGCCCAGATCATTCAGGCCAATCTGAACGCGCTCGGTCTGACCGTGAACGTGCAGACACCCACCCCGGAGACAGTCGAGTCGCAGCGGGCCGCGGGCAACTACGACATGCTCTTCGTCGTGCATGGCGGCTCGTGCAGCATGTACGACAACTACTACTACCATCTGCACAGCCAGTCGCCGCCGGCGTCGAACTACATCTTCCACAAGAATCCCGATGTCGACAAGCTGATCGATCAGCTGCGCTCCACCGTGGACGAAGCGGAGCAGAAGAAGGTGGTCGGCGAGCTCGCGAGGTACTCCGCCGAGCAGTTCCCGACGGTGCCGCTGTGGTACGGCGCGAACTGGTTCGAGTACAGCACCCGCAAGGCCGAGGGCTGGCCGAACAAGGACGATCCCTATGCCAAGCCCGGCGACGCGCTCCTGATCATCACGCATCTGAGGCCGAGCGGGCAGTAA
- a CDS encoding beta-galactosidase, giving the protein MVELRDKRFLIDGEPQILMCGELHYFRLRREDWQHRIDLLKAAGCNAVASYVPWLCHEPVPGLIDLDGTTRPELDLGGFIDLCREHGLYVFVRPGPFIMAEMKNEGIPFWVYEAVPEAIPVSWDGAQVPTRTLDYLHPGFLAAVQSWYAAVMRVIAPRLQPNGGNIIAVQLDNEIGMLAWVTNTPDLTDRVLDDLARWLADRYDAPTLRDRYPFDLHRAALRNPAIRSPQESFAAALLYDLGAYMRHRFARYVATLRSYAEQCGVTGVPWVINIHGTDRGRGLTYPIGISQLYQAYTQAPDYLGGSDHYLGDLNAANFQDLYLINALMDAVNLPDQPLSSVEFEAGSGDYGETYGGRTDPSAIDHKVRMCIAQGNRLINYYLFAGGVNYRLPQPVHDGNDRIAFTGERHGFAAPINPEGELNYTYAPLADVTHTMMAIAPKLATMREEHDAVAWAFIPDYYMTESKHPSSQIMQAIVANLEANRGQGAWEIVARAMLLGGYRFGAVDVQQRALDPRTTPTLVLPSARYMAASVQAAIVSYLHAGGGVLLYGEVPLFDMEARPCTILADALGLRSIGSRSASAHYFLSLVAQSWAAPRPEIRTHFMQSFAPERGDVILRAYDPDEACGFDIPVGAGRAIAITTAYRCDIGLFRTALERLGATAALRHDSPHAGIFMTSTASEDGERFLHLVNLDGFPKTIRISEREQPLFGGRPLSLARKAGVTLPIGVRFGDVRIVYATAEIAQVEHQAITFRLTQPDAVIAVETERQIVAADAFSMEQRGTTTLLTPRRSAALHDRLTVRWR; this is encoded by the coding sequence ATGGTTGAATTGCGCGACAAGCGCTTCCTGATCGATGGCGAGCCGCAGATCCTCATGTGTGGCGAGCTGCACTACTTCCGACTTCGCCGCGAGGATTGGCAGCATCGCATCGACCTGCTCAAGGCCGCAGGCTGTAACGCGGTCGCCTCGTACGTGCCCTGGCTCTGTCACGAGCCGGTGCCGGGACTGATCGATCTTGACGGCACGACGCGACCCGAGCTCGATCTCGGCGGCTTTATCGATCTATGCCGTGAGCATGGCCTGTACGTTTTCGTGCGGCCCGGCCCTTTCATCATGGCCGAGATGAAAAACGAGGGCATCCCCTTCTGGGTGTACGAAGCCGTGCCGGAGGCCATCCCCGTGAGCTGGGACGGGGCGCAGGTGCCGACCCGCACCCTGGATTATCTCCATCCCGGCTTTCTCGCGGCGGTCCAAAGCTGGTATGCCGCCGTGATGCGCGTCATCGCGCCGCGTCTCCAGCCCAACGGCGGCAACATTATCGCGGTGCAGCTCGACAACGAGATCGGCATGCTTGCGTGGGTCACGAACACGCCCGATCTGACGGATCGCGTGCTGGATGATCTTGCGCGCTGGCTCGCCGACCGCTACGATGCCCCGACCTTGCGTGATCGCTACCCCTTTGATCTCCACCGGGCCGCGCTGCGGAATCCGGCGATCCGCTCGCCCCAGGAGTCGTTTGCCGCCGCGCTGCTGTACGATCTGGGTGCGTATATGCGGCACCGCTTTGCGCGCTACGTGGCGACGCTGCGGAGCTACGCCGAGCAGTGCGGCGTGACGGGCGTCCCGTGGGTGATCAACATCCACGGCACGGATCGCGGGCGGGGCCTGACCTACCCGATCGGGATCAGCCAGCTGTACCAGGCGTACACGCAGGCACCTGACTATCTCGGCGGATCGGATCATTACCTTGGCGATCTGAACGCGGCGAATTTCCAGGATCTGTATCTGATCAACGCGCTGATGGACGCCGTCAATCTGCCGGACCAGCCGTTGTCGTCGGTTGAGTTCGAGGCCGGCAGCGGCGACTACGGCGAAACGTACGGCGGGCGCACCGATCCATCAGCGATCGATCACAAAGTCCGCATGTGTATCGCGCAGGGCAACCGGCTGATTAATTATTATTTGTTTGCCGGTGGCGTGAACTATCGCCTGCCGCAGCCGGTCCACGACGGAAACGATCGCATTGCGTTTACCGGTGAGCGCCACGGCTTTGCGGCCCCGATCAACCCCGAAGGCGAGCTAAACTATACGTATGCGCCGCTGGCGGACGTGACGCACACGATGATGGCGATCGCACCGAAGCTGGCGACCATGCGCGAAGAGCACGACGCAGTGGCGTGGGCCTTCATCCCTGACTATTACATGACCGAGTCGAAGCACCCGTCCAGCCAGATCATGCAGGCGATCGTCGCAAATCTGGAGGCGAATCGTGGTCAGGGCGCGTGGGAGATCGTAGCGCGCGCGATGCTGCTGGGCGGGTATCGGTTTGGCGCGGTGGACGTTCAGCAGCGGGCGCTCGATCCGCGCACAACGCCGACGCTGGTCCTGCCGTCCGCGCGGTATATGGCTGCATCGGTCCAGGCAGCCATCGTGAGCTATCTCCATGCTGGGGGCGGCGTGCTACTGTACGGTGAGGTACCGCTGTTCGACATGGAGGCGCGGCCCTGCACGATCCTCGCCGACGCGCTTGGCCTCCGGTCTATCGGCTCGCGCAGCGCCTCGGCGCACTACTTTTTGTCGCTCGTGGCGCAGAGCTGGGCAGCGCCACGACCGGAGATTCGCACGCATTTCATGCAGAGCTTTGCGCCGGAACGGGGCGACGTCATTTTGCGCGCGTACGATCCTGACGAGGCGTGCGGCTTTGATATTCCCGTTGGCGCAGGCCGAGCGATCGCGATCACGACGGCGTACCGTTGCGACATCGGGCTGTTCCGAACGGCGCTGGAGCGGCTCGGCGCGACCGCCGCGCTCCGCCACGATTCGCCGCACGCCGGCATCTTTATGACCTCGACGGCGTCTGAGGACGGCGAGCGGTTTCTGCACCTTGTGAACCTCGACGGCTTCCCCAAAACGATCCGCATCTCGGAGCGGGAGCAGCCGCTCTTTGGTGGTCGTCCGCTGTCCCTTGCACGGAAAGCAGGCGTGACGCTGCCGATCGGCGTGCGGTTTGGCGATGTGCGGATCGTGTACGCGACCGCCGAGATTGCTCAGGTGGAGCACCAGGCGATCACGTTTCGGCTGACACAGCCCGACGCTGTGATCGCGGTCGAGACGGAGCGCCAGATCGTCGCGGCTGATGCGTTCAGCATGGAGCAGCGCGGGACCACCACGCTGCTCACGCCACGTCGTTCCGCTGCGTTGCATGATCGGCTGACGGTGCGCTGGCGCTAG